Proteins encoded within one genomic window of Candidatus Dormiibacterota bacterium:
- a CDS encoding Na+/H+ antiporter, which yields MIALLIVFIAVIVLVAIANRINMAYPIVLVLGGMALGYIPHIPTMQLQPDLVLVVFLPPLLYWESVTAPTSEFRSGALGIFQLAFGLVIATTLAVAAVAHAVVPGMPWAVALVLGAIVSSTDEVAFSAIADRLNVPRHVIGLIEGESLINDATSLILYGVAIAALVGATFSLAHAAGALALSVTEAIAIGLAAGGFAVLAWRSIKDDTLQGAISVVIPFVAYLPAYYIGASGVLSTVVAGLFVNRYTPTVLLPRSRELVTGFWVTIVFLLNAFIFVEVGIRFHSIVVGLVRYPLAHLLWYGLAVSLACIAVRLAWTFGQAFLPFTLQAVVRRPPAPGRDAAHAHGERDWSHVSVVAWTGMRGGVSLAAAIAIPLSTSVGPFPERDLVIFITFCVLLATLVGQGGTLPYVIRALRVKDDGANEQEERRALAATAKAALKQIDALQREGTVPVAMLDALRVRFRARWAEFGSDEDTGKAARTTALYRKTECDLLETERKALVALRNDGKIDNTVMRRIQRLLDLEVTSIQLLGTTGQSSLDD from the coding sequence ATGATCGCGCTGCTGATCGTGTTCATCGCCGTCATCGTGCTGGTTGCCATTGCGAACCGCATCAACATGGCGTATCCGATCGTGCTCGTCCTGGGTGGAATGGCGCTCGGGTATATCCCGCACATCCCCACGATGCAGCTTCAGCCCGATCTCGTCCTGGTCGTGTTTCTCCCGCCGCTGCTATACTGGGAGTCGGTTACTGCGCCGACCAGCGAGTTTCGCTCGGGCGCGTTGGGGATATTTCAATTAGCGTTCGGCCTCGTGATCGCGACGACGCTCGCGGTTGCCGCCGTGGCGCACGCGGTCGTTCCCGGAATGCCGTGGGCGGTCGCGCTCGTGCTCGGAGCGATCGTTTCGTCGACCGATGAAGTGGCGTTTTCGGCGATCGCCGACCGTCTCAACGTCCCGCGGCACGTGATCGGACTGATCGAGGGCGAGAGCCTGATCAACGACGCAACGTCACTCATTCTCTACGGCGTCGCGATCGCCGCCCTGGTTGGCGCAACGTTCTCGCTCGCGCACGCCGCCGGTGCGCTCGCGCTTTCCGTAACGGAAGCGATCGCGATAGGGCTAGCGGCGGGCGGCTTCGCCGTGCTTGCGTGGCGTAGCATCAAGGACGACACGCTGCAAGGCGCTATTTCGGTCGTCATCCCGTTCGTCGCCTATCTCCCGGCGTACTACATCGGCGCATCCGGTGTGTTGTCAACGGTCGTAGCGGGACTCTTCGTGAATCGCTACACGCCCACGGTACTGCTACCGCGATCCCGCGAACTCGTTACCGGGTTCTGGGTTACGATCGTCTTTCTGCTCAATGCATTCATCTTCGTCGAAGTCGGCATCCGGTTCCACAGTATCGTCGTCGGCTTAGTGCGCTATCCGCTCGCGCACTTGCTGTGGTATGGACTTGCCGTTTCGCTCGCGTGTATCGCAGTACGTCTGGCGTGGACGTTCGGGCAAGCGTTCCTTCCGTTTACGTTGCAAGCCGTCGTGCGTCGCCCGCCGGCGCCCGGGAGGGATGCCGCCCACGCGCACGGCGAGCGCGATTGGTCGCACGTGAGCGTCGTCGCGTGGACGGGCATGCGCGGCGGCGTATCGTTAGCGGCGGCGATTGCCATTCCGCTGAGTACGTCGGTGGGGCCGTTCCCCGAGCGCGACCTCGTGATCTTCATTACCTTCTGCGTGCTGCTCGCGACGCTGGTTGGGCAGGGAGGGACGCTCCCTTACGTGATCCGGGCTCTTCGTGTAAAAGATGACGGCGCGAACGAACAAGAAGAGCGGCGGGCACTAGCGGCAACGGCGAAGGCCGCACTCAAACAGATCGACGCATTGCAGCGCGAAGGCACCGTCCCCGTCGCCATGCTCGACGCGCTCCGCGTTCGTTTTCGCGCTCGTTGGGCCGAGTTCGGATCCGACGAAGACACGGGCAAGGCCGCACGGACGACGGCGCTCTATCGCAAAACGGAGTGCGATCTGCTTGAGACGGAACGCAAAGCGCTCGTCGCACTTCGCAACGACGGAAAGATCGACAACACGGTCATGCGCCGCATCCAGCGCCTGCTGGACCTCGAAGTCACCAGCATTCAACTACTCGGCACAACGGGCCAATCATCGCTGGATGATTGA
- a CDS encoding MFS transporter, whose product MNAPIRLGLRANAAQFALLALDNVFVGMLIGSERTVVPLLGVQSFGVSSMIVLLTFVVAFGVVKGPLNLVGGHLADRIGRRRILLLGWCLGLPVPWLLLWAPSWAWVVVANLLLGANQGFAWSMTVTSKIDLVGGKQRGLALGINEFSGYAGVAIASAATGMMAASYGLRPVPFVFAGLVAIAGLSIALFIRETRPFAQLEHRQADRPAQTGSPGIGSVFADVTWRNATLRACCQAGALNKFSDTAVWVLVPLAMAAQGFRVATIGAVAGLYALVWGVAQLGTGALSDRIGRKKPIVAGLMLDAIGLGLAATAHTLAAWFSAGITMGIGTALLYPVLLAAVSDVTPPMRRGASLGVYRLWRDGGYAIGGIVIGLVASRLNSKASFFTLAIVLFVSAALAAWWMRETHPRTTPAAGVLQ is encoded by the coding sequence GTGAACGCTCCGATTCGTCTCGGCCTGCGTGCGAATGCCGCGCAGTTCGCGCTGCTTGCGCTCGATAACGTGTTTGTCGGCATGTTGATCGGCAGCGAGCGAACCGTCGTGCCGCTTTTGGGCGTGCAGAGTTTCGGTGTCTCCTCGATGATCGTGCTGCTGACGTTCGTCGTCGCATTCGGCGTCGTCAAAGGCCCACTCAATCTTGTCGGAGGCCATTTAGCCGATCGCATCGGCCGTCGTCGCATCTTATTGCTCGGCTGGTGCCTTGGTTTGCCGGTGCCGTGGCTGCTGCTCTGGGCCCCATCCTGGGCGTGGGTCGTCGTCGCGAACCTGCTGCTGGGCGCCAATCAAGGCTTCGCGTGGTCGATGACCGTGACGAGTAAAATCGATCTCGTCGGCGGGAAGCAGCGCGGCCTGGCCTTAGGCATCAATGAATTTTCCGGCTACGCCGGCGTGGCGATCGCGAGCGCCGCGACCGGGATGATGGCGGCTTCATACGGGCTGCGCCCCGTACCTTTTGTGTTTGCGGGCCTCGTTGCGATTGCCGGCCTGTCGATCGCCCTCTTCATTCGCGAAACGCGGCCGTTCGCGCAGCTCGAACACCGGCAAGCCGATCGACCCGCACAAACCGGCTCGCCGGGCATCGGCAGCGTGTTCGCGGATGTTACGTGGAGAAACGCCACGTTGCGCGCCTGTTGTCAGGCGGGCGCACTCAATAAATTCAGCGATACCGCCGTTTGGGTGCTCGTGCCGCTGGCAATGGCCGCGCAGGGCTTTCGCGTTGCGACGATCGGTGCGGTTGCCGGCCTGTACGCGCTGGTGTGGGGCGTCGCGCAACTCGGCACCGGCGCGCTCTCCGATCGCATCGGCCGAAAAAAACCGATCGTCGCCGGACTCATGCTCGATGCGATCGGGCTCGGCCTTGCGGCGACGGCACACACGTTGGCTGCATGGTTCTCCGCCGGAATCACGATGGGTATCGGCACCGCGCTGCTCTATCCGGTGCTCCTGGCCGCGGTAAGCGATGTAACGCCCCCCATGCGGCGCGGCGCATCGCTCGGCGTCTACCGGCTCTGGAGAGACGGAGGGTACGCCATCGGTGGTATCGTCATCGGTTTGGTTGCGAGCCGTCTCAATAGCAAAGCGAGTTTTTTCACCCTTGCGATCGTGCTCTTCGTTTCCGCCGCCTTGGCTGCGTGGTGGATGCGAGAGACGCACCCTCGTACGACACCCGCCGCAGGAGTACTCCAATGA
- a CDS encoding TolC family protein, with protein MFRHTIAILLLLAIPLAAVAQTPSSLTLAAAVARARSESFEVRLSQADEAAATARVLAARAQLLPQLGISGTVTNGGVAQLGMPVAQQTYLLANASVPLFDPSDAASVRAARAGASASGFDALRARNDAGYLAAEAYERALLARAVVASRIVTVNYQQRRVSDITVRIRVGSVPRYEGSQAQAALAGAMQTLEDANADRDEAIDDLEVILDMPIAASLALSNALEPLPLAGNLADFQRRAAEKRPSVLAAQQRLLAADAQLASTLDRYLPNVVGAAQSYAGRSNPDLGARGYQLGITATLPVYEGGARKAASLQARTDVERARVALDQARRSAERDVANAWYEYAAARRNLDLAHTQARATGIELRITMLRERTGKGIALETLAALNDDATARENVLRATARLNDAVIGLHRAAGDSSPINP; from the coding sequence ATGTTTAGACACACCATCGCCATCTTGCTACTTCTTGCGATACCGCTCGCCGCAGTGGCGCAAACGCCTTCATCGCTGACGTTGGCTGCGGCAGTCGCGCGCGCGCGATCGGAGAGTTTCGAAGTTCGTCTATCGCAGGCTGACGAGGCCGCTGCGACTGCACGGGTGCTGGCCGCACGTGCGCAGTTGCTCCCGCAACTCGGGATTTCAGGAACGGTCACGAACGGCGGCGTCGCGCAACTCGGGATGCCGGTCGCTCAACAGACGTACCTCTTGGCAAATGCATCGGTTCCATTGTTCGACCCATCCGATGCCGCATCGGTACGAGCGGCGCGGGCCGGAGCGAGCGCGAGCGGCTTTGACGCTCTCCGAGCGCGCAACGACGCCGGATATCTAGCTGCGGAAGCCTACGAGCGCGCGTTGCTCGCCCGTGCGGTTGTCGCCTCGCGTATCGTTACGGTGAACTACCAGCAACGCAGAGTTTCCGACATCACCGTTCGGATACGGGTCGGCAGCGTTCCAAGGTACGAAGGGTCGCAGGCGCAGGCTGCGCTCGCGGGTGCGATGCAGACGCTGGAAGACGCTAACGCCGACCGCGACGAGGCCATCGACGATCTCGAAGTCATTCTCGATATGCCGATTGCCGCATCGCTTGCGCTTTCAAATGCACTCGAACCGCTCCCGCTCGCAGGGAACTTGGCGGACTTTCAGCGACGTGCCGCTGAAAAGCGTCCGAGCGTATTGGCAGCGCAGCAACGGCTGCTCGCCGCCGACGCGCAGCTTGCGTCTACGCTCGATCGCTATCTTCCGAACGTCGTCGGCGCGGCTCAATCGTACGCAGGCAGATCCAACCCCGACCTCGGCGCGCGCGGCTATCAACTAGGTATTACGGCGACCCTGCCGGTCTACGAGGGCGGCGCCCGCAAAGCAGCGTCGCTTCAGGCACGGACCGACGTGGAGCGCGCGCGCGTCGCCCTGGATCAGGCCCGGCGCTCCGCGGAACGTGACGTTGCTAATGCGTGGTACGAATATGCGGCTGCGCGACGCAATCTCGACCTCGCACATACCCAAGCACGCGCTACCGGTATCGAGCTTCGCATAACGATGCTGCGCGAGCGGACGGGCAAAGGCATCGCGCTCGAAACGCTTGCCGCGCTCAATGACGATGCGACGGCGCGTGAAAATGTGTTGCGCGCGACGGCTCGTCTGAACGATGCCGTCATCGGCCTTCATCGCGCCGCAGGCGATTCGAGCCCGATAAACCCTTAA
- a CDS encoding metalloregulator ArsR/SmtB family transcription factor: protein MKLLNKREAKDRFYGQFARVSAALANPHRLELLDLLAQREERSVEDLAADAGLSVANASQHLRQLLAAHLVESRRSQQFVFYRVAGDESVRLWQDVRDFAVARFGEVRDLVAGRVADRNPVVDDVAALIQRIDRGEVALFDARPSEEFRSGHLPGATSLPPGRIDDTFLAALDPTRTIVVYCRGPFCTFADEAVAAFREHGFTAHRLELGVPEWRRLGFAVAVGDS, encoded by the coding sequence ATGAAGTTATTGAATAAGCGGGAGGCGAAAGACCGCTTCTATGGGCAGTTTGCCCGGGTCTCCGCAGCTCTGGCCAACCCCCATCGGCTGGAGTTGCTCGATCTTCTGGCCCAGCGCGAAGAGCGTAGCGTCGAAGACCTAGCGGCTGATGCGGGGCTTTCGGTCGCGAATGCATCGCAGCATCTCCGACAGCTGCTGGCCGCCCATTTGGTGGAGTCGCGCCGTTCGCAGCAGTTTGTGTTCTATCGCGTGGCCGGCGACGAATCGGTCCGGCTGTGGCAGGACGTTCGGGATTTTGCCGTTGCGCGCTTTGGAGAGGTTCGCGATCTGGTGGCCGGTCGCGTCGCCGATCGCAATCCCGTGGTTGACGACGTCGCGGCGCTGATCCAGCGCATCGATCGCGGTGAAGTCGCGCTCTTCGACGCGCGGCCGAGCGAAGAGTTTCGCTCCGGCCATCTTCCCGGCGCGACGTCGTTGCCGCCCGGCCGCATCGACGACACGTTCCTCGCCGCGCTCGACCCCACGCGCACGATTGTCGTGTATTGCCGCGGCCCGTTCTGCACGTTTGCCGACGAGGCCGTCGCCGCATTCCGCGAGCACGGCTTTACCGCACACCGTTTGGAACTGGGCGTTCCGGAATGGCGCCGGCTCGGATTCGCGGTCGCCGTGGGCGATTCGTGA
- a CDS encoding FixH family protein, which translates to MKHGFALVALVLLAACGAKTAAPLTVTPIFSPNPPQQGSEAIIVTLKDADGKPVTGASVTISSSMPSMSMAGPSAVAKDNGDGTYTAHIALQYPTTWTFHISASANGNTAATDVKQVVR; encoded by the coding sequence ATGAAACACGGCTTCGCACTCGTCGCGCTCGTGCTACTCGCCGCCTGCGGTGCTAAAACTGCTGCGCCGCTCACCGTAACGCCGATCTTCTCGCCAAACCCGCCGCAACAAGGTAGCGAAGCCATCATCGTTACCCTCAAGGACGCAGACGGAAAGCCGGTCACTGGTGCGTCTGTTACCATCTCAAGCTCGATGCCCAGCATGTCGATGGCGGGCCCGAGCGCCGTAGCCAAGGACAACGGCGATGGAACCTACACCGCGCATATCGCGCTGCAATATCCCACGACGTGGACGTTCCACATCAGCGCGTCTGCAAACGGCAACACGGCCGCAACCGACGTGAAGCAAGTCGTTCGTTAG